In Streptomyces violaceusniger Tu 4113, one DNA window encodes the following:
- a CDS encoding TerD family protein, translating to MTVNLAKGQRINLSKSDGGELSAVRMGLGWQAAPRKGLLARLTAKEIDLDASAVLFAGREAVDVVFFQHLTSDDGSVRHTGDNLVGGTGQGGDDESILIDLQRVPAHVDQILFTVNSFTGQTFAEVQNAFCRLIDETNGQELARYTLSGGGPYTAQIMAKVHREGGTGGAWQMSAIGAPATGRTFQDLLPVLASHL from the coding sequence ATGACCGTAAATCTGGCCAAGGGCCAGCGGATCAACCTGAGCAAGTCCGACGGGGGCGAGCTCAGCGCGGTGCGCATGGGCCTGGGCTGGCAGGCCGCGCCGCGCAAGGGGCTGCTCGCCCGGTTGACCGCCAAGGAGATCGACCTGGACGCCTCGGCCGTGCTCTTCGCCGGGCGGGAAGCCGTCGACGTCGTGTTCTTCCAGCATCTGACGAGCGACGACGGATCCGTACGGCACACCGGCGACAACCTCGTCGGTGGCACCGGTCAGGGCGGCGACGATGAATCGATCCTGATCGATCTGCAGCGCGTTCCGGCCCATGTCGATCAGATCCTGTTCACGGTGAACTCCTTCACCGGGCAGACCTTCGCCGAGGTGCAGAACGCCTTCTGCCGTCTGATCGACGAGACCAACGGACAGGAGCTGGCCCGCTACACCCTGAGCGGCGGCGGCCCCTACACGGCCCAGATCATGGCCAAGGTGCACCGCGAGGGCGGGACGGGCGGGGCCTGGCAGATGTCGGCGATCGGCGCGCCCGCCACCGGCCGGACGTTCCAGGATCTGCTGCCGGTCCTCGCCTCCCACCTCTGA
- a CDS encoding DUF1992 domain-containing protein, whose amino-acid sequence MTERKPPGISFETWADRQIREAEERGAFANLPGKGKPLPSLDKRYDDLWWVKEKMARENLSFLPPTLVLRKEAEDALAAVEKARSERRVREILSEVNDKIREAIRRPPPGPPLHLTPFDIDEVVREWRERRDRMEHDEDRPG is encoded by the coding sequence GTGACCGAGCGAAAGCCACCGGGCATCAGCTTCGAAACATGGGCCGACCGGCAGATCCGCGAGGCGGAGGAACGCGGCGCGTTCGCGAACCTCCCGGGAAAGGGAAAGCCTCTCCCGAGCCTCGACAAGCGCTACGACGATCTGTGGTGGGTCAAGGAGAAGATGGCCCGCGAGAATCTGTCGTTTCTGCCGCCGACACTCGTGCTGCGCAAAGAGGCGGAGGACGCGCTCGCCGCCGTGGAAAAGGCGCGATCGGAACGGAGGGTGCGGGAGATCCTCTCGGAGGTCAATGACAAGATCCGGGAGGCGATCCGGCGGCCCCCGCCCGGCCCGCCGCTCCATCTCACGCCCTTCGACATCGACGAGGTCGTCCGGGAGTGGCGAGAGCGCCGGGACCGGATGGAGCACGACGAGGACCGCCCCGGCTGA
- a CDS encoding VOC family protein — translation MSVELNHTIVHSLDNRESAEFLANILGLEAGEEWGPFVPLETSNGVTLDFATIPGESIVMQHYAFLISDEEFDAAFERIRQQGVTYYADPHLKQPGEINHHHGGRGLYFMDPAGHGMEIITRPYGNEE, via the coding sequence GTGTCTGTCGAGTTGAATCACACGATCGTCCATTCTCTGGACAACCGCGAATCCGCAGAATTCCTGGCGAATATCCTCGGTCTCGAGGCGGGAGAAGAGTGGGGCCCGTTCGTTCCGCTGGAGACGAGTAACGGCGTCACCCTGGACTTCGCCACCATTCCCGGTGAGTCGATCGTCATGCAGCATTACGCGTTCCTCATCTCGGACGAGGAGTTCGACGCGGCTTTCGAGCGGATCCGGCAGCAGGGGGTCACGTACTACGCCGATCCCCATCTGAAGCAGCCGGGCGAGATCAACCACCACCACGGCGGGCGCGGGCTGTACTTCATGGACCCGGCCGGTCATGGCATGGAGATCATCACTCGCCCGTACGGCAACGAGGAGTAG
- a CDS encoding VOC family protein, translating to MAADLDRAHTFYGELFGWGFRPTRQGHGRYTIAYTEGGVPTVGIGASSPSAGVTLPVTWTTYFAADSADEVASRVQERGGTVAVGPLEFGSGRVAWAADPDGANFGIWEGDLTSAWWGERRPGAPVWLELRTRDAFEAALFYGQVFGWDSQERERCDVRFEHDRVVLHIDGKAVAGLRGGALEAAPDPNVRPRWRVYFCVKDVDEVAERAAELGGGILSPPADTPYGRVAALRDPEGGIFNVAAVRKEAADGDSASVACG from the coding sequence ATGGCAGCGGATCTGGACCGCGCGCACACCTTCTACGGAGAGCTCTTCGGCTGGGGCTTCCGCCCCACCCGGCAGGGGCACGGCCGTTACACCATCGCGTACACCGAGGGCGGCGTACCGACCGTCGGCATCGGCGCCTCGTCCCCGTCGGCGGGGGTGACCCTCCCGGTCACCTGGACCACGTACTTCGCGGCGGACAGCGCGGACGAGGTGGCCTCGCGCGTCCAGGAGCGCGGTGGCACGGTCGCGGTCGGGCCGCTGGAGTTCGGCAGCGGCCGGGTGGCCTGGGCGGCCGACCCGGACGGGGCCAACTTCGGCATCTGGGAGGGCGATCTGACCTCCGCCTGGTGGGGCGAGCGCAGACCGGGCGCGCCCGTATGGCTGGAGCTGCGCACCCGCGACGCCTTCGAGGCGGCGCTCTTCTATGGGCAGGTTTTCGGCTGGGACAGCCAGGAGCGCGAGCGCTGCGACGTCCGCTTCGAACATGACCGGGTGGTCCTCCATATCGACGGTAAGGCGGTCGCGGGGCTGCGCGGCGGCGCCCTCGAGGCCGCCCCGGACCCGAACGTCCGGCCCCGCTGGCGGGTCTACTTCTGCGTGAAGGACGTCGACGAGGTCGCCGAACGCGCCGCGGAGCTCGGCGGCGGCATCCTCTCCCCGCCGGCCGACACCCCTTATGGGCGCGTCGCGGCGCTGCGCGACCCGGAGGGCGGGATCTTCAACGTGGCGGCGGTCAGGAAGGAAGCCGCCGACGGGGATTCCGCCTCCGTGGCGTGCGGCTGA
- a CDS encoding cytochrome P450, translating to MSNLRSNIVSWLGRKYFSRIQKNGFDLSKMSFLPDATLAPLRRDGLDPIADLSRTRAKEPISKIWLPFGINAWLVTGYDETKAVLGKAKGFSSDFTNLAERNIGVAPQQNPGGLGFSDPPTHTRLRRLLTPEFTMRRLSRLTPLIHSIVEERLDEMAAAEGPVDLVEAFALPIPALVICELLGVPYEDRDDFQRHSTARFDLFSGANASLGAMSDSLSYLHGIVRKQRETPGDGLLGMLVKEHGDELDDQELAGLADGVLTGGLETTASMLALGTLVLLQAPEHFAAIRDHDDAVDPFVEELLRYLTVVQVAFPRFAREDMEIAGTRISAGDLVLCSLSGANRDEKLGPDMERVDPHRQAPSHLAFGYGIHRCIGAELAKMELRAAYPALIRRFPEMRLAVPAEKLSFRKLSIVYGVDELPVLLR from the coding sequence ATGTCGAACCTCCGCTCAAACATCGTCTCCTGGCTGGGCCGCAAGTACTTTTCGAGAATTCAGAAGAATGGCTTCGACTTGTCCAAGATGTCGTTCCTCCCGGACGCCACGCTGGCGCCGCTGAGGCGCGATGGACTCGACCCCATTGCCGACCTGTCCCGAACCAGGGCAAAAGAACCCATCAGTAAGATATGGCTACCTTTCGGCATTAATGCCTGGCTCGTCACCGGATATGACGAGACCAAAGCGGTGCTCGGAAAGGCGAAGGGGTTCAGTTCCGATTTCACCAACCTCGCGGAACGGAACATCGGCGTCGCCCCGCAGCAGAATCCGGGAGGTCTCGGCTTCAGCGATCCACCGACGCATACGAGACTGCGACGCCTGCTGACGCCCGAATTCACCATGCGGCGGCTCAGCAGGCTCACCCCGCTCATCCACTCCATCGTGGAGGAGCGCCTCGACGAGATGGCGGCGGCCGAGGGCCCGGTGGATCTCGTGGAGGCGTTCGCTCTCCCCATTCCCGCGCTGGTCATCTGCGAACTGCTCGGGGTGCCGTACGAGGACCGCGATGACTTCCAGCGCCACAGCACCGCGCGGTTCGACCTCTTCAGCGGGGCGAACGCCTCCCTCGGCGCGATGTCGGACTCCCTTTCCTATCTGCACGGGATCGTCCGGAAGCAGCGTGAGACGCCCGGCGACGGGCTGCTCGGCATGCTGGTCAAGGAGCACGGCGATGAACTCGACGACCAGGAGCTGGCCGGGCTCGCCGACGGGGTGCTGACCGGCGGTCTGGAGACGACCGCGAGCATGCTGGCCCTGGGCACGCTGGTGCTGCTCCAGGCCCCCGAGCACTTCGCCGCCATACGTGATCACGACGATGCCGTGGACCCGTTCGTGGAGGAGCTGCTGCGCTATCTCACGGTGGTGCAGGTGGCCTTCCCGCGATTCGCCCGCGAGGACATGGAGATCGCGGGCACGCGGATTTCCGCCGGCGATCTGGTGCTGTGCTCACTGAGCGGGGCCAACCGCGACGAGAAGCTGGGCCCGGACATGGAGCGGGTCGATCCGCACCGGCAGGCCCCCTCGCATCTGGCCTTCGGATACGGCATCCACCGCTGCATCGGCGCCGAGCTGGCCAAGATGGAACTCCGGGCCGCCTACCCCGCGCTCATCCGGCGGTTCCCGGAGATGCGACTCGCCGTACCGGCGGAGAAGCTCTCCTTCCGGAAGCTCTCCATCGTCTATGGCGTGGACGAGCTGCCGGTGCTGCTGAGGTAG
- a CDS encoding nuclear transport factor 2 family protein, with product MADIAATVETYWATAQARDWRAFGATLADDVRYELPQTRERVLGRDGVVRFNAEYLGEWSLEVERVIADGEQAVSWVRFSEDEEETQAISFFTASADGRIQTITDFWPTPYEPPREREQMVERF from the coding sequence ATGGCCGATATAGCCGCGACAGTGGAGACATACTGGGCAACGGCCCAGGCCAGGGACTGGCGGGCATTCGGTGCCACGCTCGCCGACGACGTCCGCTACGAACTGCCGCAGACCCGCGAGCGGGTGCTCGGCCGGGACGGCGTGGTCCGCTTCAACGCCGAGTACCTGGGCGAGTGGAGTCTGGAGGTCGAGCGCGTCATCGCCGACGGCGAGCAGGCGGTCTCCTGGGTGCGCTTCAGCGAGGACGAGGAGGAGACACAGGCGATCAGCTTCTTCACCGCCTCGGCGGACGGCCGGATCCAGACGATCACCGACTTCTGGCCGACGCCGTACGAGCCTCCGCGTGAGCGCGAGCAAATGGTCGAGCGCTTCTGA
- a CDS encoding S9 family peptidase encodes MPDWEKRFRAPRVGLPDWAEEAPDHSLFVSNATGTYELYAWDRATGAQRQVTDRPNGTTDGVLSPDGRWIWWFSDTDGDEFGVWLRQPFSAGEGDERPADEPATPGLDPSYPAGLALGRDGTAVVGRSTDEDGSTIHVVRPGGEPEEIYRHRESAGVGDLSHDGTLIAIEHTEHGDAMHSAIRVLRLDGTAVAELDDTKGGTEELGLSVMGFAPVEGDTRLLVGHQRRGRWEPMVWDPVTGVETALAIDLPGDVGADWFPDGSALLVEHSHQARSELLRYGLGSGELTRLETPAGTISGAMARPDGTVEFLWSSAEKPPQVRSTSGRTVLDPPGFAAPESVRVTDAWVDGPGGRVHALVQKPAGEGPFPTVFDIHGGPTWHDSDAFAAGPAAWVDHGFAVVRVNYRGSTGYGRAWTDALKHRVGLIELEDIAVVREWAVASGLADPERLVLAGGSWGGYLTLLGIGTQPDSWALGLAAVPVADYVTAYHDEMEALKAMDRTLLGGTPEEVPERFEASSPLTYVDQVRAPVYISAGLNDPRCPIRQIDNYVERLEQRGAPHEVYRYDAGHGSLVVEERIKQLRLEIEFARRHLGSGPHPAPSEPSVRAV; translated from the coding sequence ATGCCGGACTGGGAAAAGCGCTTCCGGGCGCCGCGAGTGGGGCTGCCCGACTGGGCGGAAGAAGCCCCGGACCACTCACTGTTCGTCTCGAACGCCACGGGCACATACGAGCTGTACGCATGGGATCGGGCGACCGGTGCGCAGCGGCAGGTCACGGACCGCCCGAACGGGACGACCGACGGGGTGCTGTCGCCGGACGGCCGGTGGATCTGGTGGTTCTCGGACACCGATGGCGATGAGTTCGGGGTCTGGCTGCGTCAGCCGTTCAGCGCCGGCGAGGGGGACGAGCGCCCGGCCGACGAGCCCGCGACCCCCGGCCTGGACCCCTCCTATCCCGCGGGGCTCGCGCTGGGCCGCGACGGCACGGCGGTCGTGGGGCGCTCCACCGACGAGGACGGCTCGACCATCCATGTGGTGCGGCCGGGCGGCGAGCCCGAGGAGATCTACCGGCATCGCGAGTCCGCCGGAGTGGGCGATCTCTCCCATGACGGGACGCTGATCGCGATCGAGCACACCGAGCACGGCGACGCGATGCACTCGGCGATCCGGGTCCTGCGGCTGGACGGAACGGCCGTCGCGGAGCTGGACGACACCAAGGGCGGCACCGAGGAGCTGGGCCTGTCCGTGATGGGCTTCGCGCCCGTCGAGGGGGACACCCGGCTGCTGGTCGGGCACCAGCGGCGCGGCCGGTGGGAGCCCATGGTGTGGGATCCGGTGACCGGTGTGGAGACCGCGCTGGCGATCGATCTGCCCGGTGACGTGGGGGCGGACTGGTTCCCGGACGGATCGGCGCTGCTGGTCGAGCACAGCCATCAGGCGCGCAGCGAGCTGCTGCGGTACGGCCTCGGCTCCGGCGAGTTGACCCGCCTGGAGACCCCGGCGGGGACGATCTCGGGCGCCATGGCGCGGCCGGACGGCACGGTGGAGTTCCTGTGGTCGTCGGCCGAGAAGCCGCCCCAGGTGCGGTCGACGAGCGGGCGGACGGTGCTGGACCCGCCCGGTTTCGCGGCCCCGGAGTCGGTGCGGGTCACCGACGCGTGGGTGGACGGCCCCGGCGGGCGGGTGCACGCGCTGGTGCAGAAGCCCGCGGGCGAGGGCCCCTTCCCGACGGTCTTCGACATCCACGGCGGGCCGACCTGGCATGACAGCGACGCCTTCGCGGCGGGCCCCGCGGCCTGGGTGGACCACGGCTTCGCCGTGGTGCGGGTCAACTACCGCGGCTCGACCGGTTACGGGCGGGCGTGGACGGACGCGCTCAAGCACCGGGTCGGGCTGATCGAGCTGGAGGACATCGCGGTCGTACGGGAGTGGGCGGTGGCCTCCGGGCTCGCCGACCCCGAGCGGCTGGTGCTGGCCGGCGGTTCCTGGGGCGGCTATCTGACGCTGCTGGGGATCGGGACGCAGCCGGATTCCTGGGCGCTGGGGCTGGCCGCGGTCCCGGTGGCGGACTATGTGACGGCCTACCACGACGAGATGGAGGCCCTGAAGGCGATGGACCGCACCCTGCTGGGCGGCACTCCGGAGGAGGTGCCGGAGCGGTTCGAGGCGTCGTCCCCGCTGACCTATGTGGATCAGGTGCGGGCGCCGGTCTACATCTCGGCGGGGCTGAACGACCCCCGCTGCCCCATACGGCAGATCGACAACTATGTGGAGCGGCTCGAGCAGCGCGGCGCCCCGCATGAGGTCTACCGCTATGACGCGGGGCACGGCTCGCTGGTCGTCGAGGAGCGGATCAAGCAGTTGCGCTTGGAGATCGAGTTCGCTCGGCGTCATCTGGGGTCCGGTCCGCACCCGGCGCCGTCGGAGCCGTCGGTTCGGGCGGTGTGA
- a CDS encoding SURF1 family protein, which translates to MYRFLLTPRWWVINVFTLLAIPVCLFMGSWQLSRFETRVDTHNQQRDDASRERKAAARPLSDLLPVTAKTSGKRATATGRYDTTHQLLVPDRRLDGRDGFYVLTLLRVDADGDVGGGKGVADGKDGAGAKGMAGAKALPVVRGWLPGDADDPAAAAKVPAPPSGEVTVTGALQASEHEGGDGVSAAGGLPRGQLGMISAASLVNLVPYQVYDAWVTSSQAPGALKPVPPTAAEGTGLDIKAFQNLGYTGEWFVFAGFVIFMWFRLFRREAEAARDLALGITPPEPTAPTAPGADRTPDDAERTRSPSATA; encoded by the coding sequence GTGTATCGGTTTCTGCTGACACCCCGCTGGTGGGTGATCAACGTGTTCACCCTGCTGGCGATCCCGGTCTGCCTCTTCATGGGGAGCTGGCAGCTCAGCCGCTTCGAGACGCGCGTCGACACGCACAACCAGCAGCGGGACGACGCGTCCCGCGAGCGGAAGGCCGCGGCCCGGCCGCTGAGCGACCTGCTGCCGGTCACCGCGAAGACCTCCGGGAAGCGGGCCACCGCCACCGGCCGATACGACACCACACATCAACTCCTCGTGCCCGACAGGCGGCTGGACGGCCGCGACGGCTTCTATGTGCTGACCCTGCTCCGTGTGGACGCGGACGGGGACGTCGGCGGAGGCAAGGGCGTGGCCGACGGCAAGGACGGAGCCGGGGCCAAGGGCATGGCCGGGGCCAAGGCGCTGCCCGTCGTCCGTGGCTGGCTCCCCGGCGACGCCGACGATCCGGCGGCCGCCGCCAAGGTGCCCGCACCTCCCTCCGGTGAGGTGACCGTCACAGGGGCCCTCCAGGCGTCCGAGCACGAGGGCGGCGACGGGGTGAGCGCGGCCGGCGGCCTCCCCCGCGGTCAGCTGGGCATGATCAGCGCCGCCTCCCTGGTCAACCTGGTGCCGTATCAGGTGTACGACGCCTGGGTGACTTCCTCCCAGGCTCCCGGGGCCCTGAAGCCGGTGCCCCCCACGGCGGCGGAGGGCACCGGGCTCGACATCAAGGCGTTCCAGAACCTGGGCTACACCGGTGAGTGGTTCGTCTTCGCGGGCTTCGTGATCTTCATGTGGTTCCGGCTGTTCCGCCGCGAGGCCGAGGCGGCCCGCGATCTGGCCCTCGGCATCACACCGCCCGAACCGACGGCTCCGACGGCGCCGGGTGCGGACCGGACCCCAGATGACGCCGAGCGAACTCGATCTCCAAGCGCAACTGCTTGA
- a CDS encoding SigE family RNA polymerase sigma factor — protein MPVIAPWPTARPAHITTGREDTDDAMAAGTTVDHLTETYRAHYRSLLGLAALLLDDTASCEDVVQEAFIRVHSARKRVRDPEKTLAYLRQTVVNLSRSALRRRILGLKLLSKPMPDMASAEEGAYEQLERDQLIKAMRGLQRRQREVLVLRYFADMTEAQVAETLGISLGSVKAYGSRGIAALRVAMEAPA, from the coding sequence ATGCCGGTGATCGCGCCATGGCCGACGGCCCGCCCCGCGCACATCACAACAGGGCGCGAGGACACTGACGACGCGATGGCAGCGGGCACCACAGTCGATCACCTCACCGAGACCTACCGCGCCCATTACCGGTCGCTGCTCGGTCTCGCCGCGCTCCTTCTCGACGACACCGCGTCCTGCGAGGACGTCGTGCAGGAAGCGTTCATCCGTGTGCACTCGGCGCGCAAGAGAGTCCGGGATCCCGAGAAGACCCTTGCCTATCTGCGGCAGACGGTCGTCAATCTCTCCCGCTCCGCGCTGCGTCGGCGCATCCTCGGGCTGAAGCTGCTCTCCAAGCCGATGCCCGATATGGCCAGTGCCGAGGAGGGGGCGTACGAACAGCTTGAACGCGATCAACTGATCAAGGCGATGAGGGGACTTCAGCGCCGTCAGCGTGAGGTTCTCGTGCTGCGCTACTTCGCCGATATGACCGAGGCCCAGGTGGCCGAGACGCTGGGCATATCGCTCGGCTCGGTCAAGGCGTACGGCTCGCGCGGCATCGCGGCGCTCCGCGTCGCCATGGAGGCTCCGGCATGA
- a CDS encoding aspartate-semialdehyde dehydrogenase: MIGHGGAAGGDKPTLAVVGATGAVGTVMLSILSERADIWGEIRLIASPRSAGRKLTVRGEQVEVIALSEEAFEGVDVVMFDVPDEISARWAPIAASKGAVAIDNSGAFRMDPDVPLVVPEVNAHAARVRPRGIISNPNCTTLSMIVAMGALHAEFGLSELIVSSYQAVSGAGKEGIDALREQLALVAGTELGTHPGDVRRAVGDTGPFPAPMALNVVPFAGSLKEDGWSSEELKVRNESRKILGLPELRVTATCVRVPVITTHSLAVHARFENEVTVEAAHEILAGAPGVVLCDNPAEGEFPTPADAVGTDPTWVGRVRRSLDDPRALELFVCGDNLRKGAALNTAQIAEVVAAELAGGAAAR; this comes from the coding sequence ATGATCGGTCATGGCGGTGCCGCCGGGGGCGACAAGCCCACCCTCGCGGTCGTCGGTGCCACCGGCGCCGTCGGCACCGTCATGCTCTCGATCCTCTCGGAGCGTGCCGACATCTGGGGCGAGATCCGGCTGATCGCCTCGCCCCGCTCGGCCGGCCGGAAGCTGACCGTCCGGGGTGAGCAGGTCGAGGTCATCGCGCTGAGCGAGGAGGCGTTCGAGGGCGTCGACGTCGTGATGTTCGACGTACCGGACGAGATCTCGGCGCGGTGGGCGCCCATCGCGGCGAGCAAGGGCGCGGTGGCCATCGACAACTCCGGCGCGTTCCGGATGGACCCCGATGTCCCCCTGGTGGTGCCGGAGGTGAACGCGCACGCGGCCCGGGTCCGCCCGCGCGGCATCATCTCCAACCCCAACTGCACCACCCTGTCGATGATCGTCGCGATGGGCGCGCTGCACGCCGAGTTCGGGCTGAGCGAGCTGATCGTCTCCTCGTACCAGGCGGTCTCCGGTGCGGGCAAGGAAGGCATCGACGCCCTGCGCGAGCAGCTCGCGCTGGTCGCCGGTACGGAGTTGGGCACCCATCCCGGGGACGTACGGCGGGCGGTGGGCGACACCGGGCCGTTCCCGGCGCCGATGGCGCTCAATGTGGTGCCGTTCGCCGGTTCGCTCAAGGAGGACGGCTGGTCCTCCGAGGAGCTCAAGGTGCGCAACGAGTCCCGCAAGATCCTGGGGCTGCCGGAGCTGAGGGTCACCGCGACCTGTGTCCGGGTGCCCGTGATCACCACGCATTCGCTGGCCGTGCACGCGCGGTTCGAGAACGAGGTGACGGTCGAGGCGGCGCACGAGATCCTGGCGGGCGCCCCCGGTGTGGTGCTGTGCGACAACCCGGCGGAGGGCGAATTCCCCACCCCCGCCGACGCCGTGGGCACCGACCCCACCTGGGTGGGCCGGGTGCGGCGGTCGCTGGACGACCCGAGAGCGCTGGAGCTGTTCGTCTGCGGCGACAACCTGCGCAAGGGCGCGGCGCTGAACACCGCGCAGATCGCGGAGGTCGTCGCGGCGGAGCTGGCCGGCGGCGCCGCCGCGAGGTGA
- a CDS encoding aspartate kinase, translating into MGLVVQKYGGSSVADAEGIKRVAKRIVEAKKNGHQVVVVVSAMGDTTDELIDLAEQVSPIPTGREFDMLLTAGERISMALLAMAIKNLGHEALSFTGSQAGVITDAVHNKARIIDVTPGRIRDALELGAVAIVAGFQGVSQKSKDITTLGRGGSDTTAVALAAALDAEVCEIYTDVDGVFTADPRVVKKARKINEIPYEDMLELAASGSKVLHLRCVEYARRYNIPIHVRSSFSGHQGTWVRNRPEAGEGEEGMEQAIISGVAHDTSEAKVTVVGVPDKPGEAAAIFRTISDAEINIDMVVQNVSAASTGLTDISFTLPKTDGHRAMEALTKAKALIGFDSLRYDDQIAKISLIGAGMRTNPGVTATFFEALSNSGVNIELISTSEIRISVVTRADDVKDAVVAVHSAFGLDSDSDEAVVYGGTGR; encoded by the coding sequence GTGGGCCTTGTCGTGCAGAAGTACGGAGGCTCCTCCGTTGCCGATGCCGAAGGCATCAAGCGGGTCGCCAAGCGAATCGTGGAAGCCAAGAAGAACGGCCACCAGGTGGTCGTCGTGGTCTCCGCGATGGGCGACACGACGGACGAGCTGATCGATCTCGCCGAGCAGGTATCCCCGATTCCTACTGGGCGCGAGTTCGACATGCTGCTGACCGCGGGAGAGCGGATCTCCATGGCCTTGCTGGCGATGGCGATCAAAAACCTCGGTCACGAGGCGCTGTCGTTCACCGGCAGCCAGGCGGGAGTCATCACCGACGCGGTTCACAACAAAGCACGGATCATCGACGTCACGCCGGGCCGCATCCGTGACGCGCTCGAACTCGGCGCGGTCGCGATCGTCGCGGGCTTCCAGGGCGTGTCCCAGAAGAGCAAGGACATCACCACCCTCGGCCGGGGCGGTTCGGACACCACCGCGGTCGCGCTGGCCGCGGCCCTGGACGCCGAGGTGTGCGAGATCTACACCGATGTGGACGGCGTGTTCACCGCCGATCCGCGCGTGGTGAAGAAGGCTCGCAAGATCAACGAGATTCCGTACGAAGACATGCTGGAGCTCGCCGCGAGCGGTTCCAAGGTGTTGCACCTGCGCTGCGTGGAGTACGCGCGCCGGTACAACATCCCCATCCACGTACGGTCGTCTTTCTCCGGCCACCAGGGCACCTGGGTGCGCAACCGGCCGGAAGCGGGAGAAGGAGAAGAAGGCATGGAGCAGGCGATCATCTCCGGGGTCGCGCACGACACGTCCGAGGCCAAGGTCACGGTCGTCGGGGTGCCGGACAAGCCGGGTGAGGCCGCGGCCATCTTCCGCACCATCTCCGACGCCGAGATCAACATCGACATGGTGGTGCAGAACGTCTCCGCCGCGTCGACCGGGCTGACCGACATCTCCTTCACGCTGCCGAAGACGGACGGCCACCGGGCGATGGAGGCGCTGACCAAGGCGAAGGCGCTGATCGGCTTCGACTCGCTGCGCTACGACGACCAGATCGCCAAGATCTCCCTGATCGGTGCCGGAATGCGCACCAACCCGGGGGTCACCGCGACCTTCTTCGAGGCGCTGTCGAACTCCGGGGTCAACATCGAGCTGATCTCGACCTCCGAGATCCGCATCTCGGTCGTCACCCGCGCCGACGATGTGAAGGACGCGGTGGTGGCCGTGCACAGCGCCTTCGGCCTGGACAGCGACAGCGATGAAGCGGTGGTTTACGGAGGGACTGGCCGATGA
- a CDS encoding DUF5063 domain-containing protein encodes MSDATLHDAHPDPDDFAVQISDQIESFIVAVTEVAKGDEPDSAVPFLLLELSQLILAGGRLGAHEDFVPDERYEPDVGPEPDVDELRERFAVLLEPVDIYSEVFDPYVPRSQPVACRISDDLAGIITDLRHGMAHYREGRISEALWWWQFSYLSNWGTTASAALRALQSLVAHVRLDSPLDELDGLDTDSNAGGDEELAEEAGRVMAAEIAGPLGLRSGPR; translated from the coding sequence ATGTCTGACGCAACGCTGCACGACGCCCACCCGGACCCGGACGACTTCGCGGTCCAGATCTCCGACCAGATCGAGAGCTTCATCGTCGCGGTCACCGAAGTCGCCAAGGGGGACGAGCCGGACAGCGCTGTGCCGTTTCTGCTCCTCGAGCTGTCCCAGCTGATCCTCGCGGGCGGCCGGCTCGGCGCGCACGAGGACTTCGTTCCGGACGAGCGGTACGAACCGGACGTCGGCCCGGAGCCGGATGTCGACGAGCTGCGTGAGCGCTTCGCCGTGCTGCTGGAGCCGGTGGACATCTACTCGGAGGTCTTCGACCCGTACGTGCCGCGCAGCCAGCCCGTCGCCTGCCGGATCTCCGACGATCTCGCCGGGATCATCACCGATCTGCGGCACGGGATGGCCCACTACCGCGAGGGCCGGATCAGCGAGGCGCTGTGGTGGTGGCAGTTCTCGTACCTCTCCAACTGGGGGACGACCGCCTCGGCGGCCCTGCGCGCGCTGCAGTCGCTGGTCGCGCACGTACGGCTGGACAGCCCGCTGGACGAGCTGGACGGCCTGGACACGGACAGCAACGCGGGCGGTGACGAGGAGCTCGCGGAGGAGGCCGGCCGGGTCATGGCGGCGGAGATCGCGGGACCGCTCGGCCTGCGCTCGGGGCCGCGCTGA